A stretch of the bacterium genome encodes the following:
- a CDS encoding family 10 glycosylhydrolase: MKKALLLCSLLLLTVSFSTSAQSLPPKREFRGAWIATVINLDWPSSPFLTPAAQRAELVRLLDELQTHHVNAVIFQVRSEADAMYPSTLEPWSFWLTGGQGLAPSPFYDPLEFAIQEAHKRGMELHAWFNPYRVSREVGNYPNDSRHVSVQHPDWVIQISTIKILDPGLPQARQHITNVVMDVVSRYDVDGVHFDDYFYPYPPNQIGNQDAATFANYSRGFTNLADWRRDNVNLLIQTIHDSIQAVKPHVKFGMSPFGIWKNGVPSGITGLDAYSTIYCDAVAWLQRQIVDYITPQLYWPFGGGQDYGKLMPWWASQRNSRHFYPGQAIYRAVNWPANEIPRQVRANRANPGVQGSIMFRALFFRDNAKGFADSLRTDLFRYPALPPVMAWKDGVLPNAPQNLRYERLAAGGPAALRWEVPPPAGDGDTASRYVVYHFPTLNINPLALEDPSKIAAVVGENAAVLPTPADNGPHYYVVTALDRNFNESMMSNVIQVLPPAAPLLALPANGMLDLAPNVTLSWYAPATATSYHVQVAGDSSFATALLVNETGVVDTFKTISGLAGQTKYFWRVSASNAGGTSFFSQAFSFATGFPAAPLLVSPANNTGEIALNPVFQWRRSAAADSYELQVARSLTFDSTALVVDESSLSDTSFAASGLEANRFYFWRVRATNAIGAGLWSEAWRFKTGSGTAVAENPEIPQQFSLEQNYPNPFNPVTIIVFNLPANGAARLAIYNTLGQEIAVLVDEHLVAGRHEVPFDGSSLASGVYFYRLRFGAQVLTKRMLLTK, translated from the coding sequence ATGAAGAAAGCGCTACTGTTATGCTCGCTGCTTTTGCTCACCGTGTCCTTTTCCACCTCCGCGCAATCCCTGCCGCCCAAGCGTGAGTTTCGTGGGGCGTGGATCGCCACCGTCATCAATCTCGACTGGCCCAGCTCGCCGTTTCTCACGCCCGCCGCCCAGCGCGCCGAGTTGGTGCGGCTGCTGGATGAATTACAGACCCACCATGTGAATGCCGTGATCTTTCAAGTCCGCTCCGAAGCGGATGCCATGTACCCCTCGACACTCGAGCCCTGGTCTTTCTGGCTGACCGGCGGCCAGGGCTTGGCGCCTTCGCCCTTCTATGATCCGTTGGAGTTTGCGATTCAAGAAGCGCACAAGCGCGGCATGGAGCTGCATGCCTGGTTCAATCCCTATCGCGTCTCGCGGGAAGTGGGCAACTATCCCAACGATTCGCGGCACGTTTCAGTGCAACACCCGGATTGGGTGATTCAAATCAGCACGATCAAGATTCTCGATCCCGGTCTGCCGCAGGCGCGCCAGCACATCACCAACGTGGTGATGGACGTGGTGAGCCGCTACGACGTTGACGGCGTGCACTTCGACGATTATTTCTACCCCTATCCGCCCAATCAAATCGGCAATCAAGACGCCGCGACTTTTGCGAATTACAGCCGCGGCTTCACCAACCTCGCGGACTGGCGGCGCGACAACGTCAATCTGCTCATTCAAACGATTCACGACAGCATTCAAGCGGTCAAGCCGCACGTGAAATTCGGCATGAGCCCGTTCGGCATTTGGAAAAACGGCGTGCCTTCCGGAATCACCGGCTTGGATGCCTACAGCACGATCTATTGCGACGCGGTGGCCTGGCTGCAGCGGCAGATTGTCGATTACATCACCCCGCAGCTCTACTGGCCCTTCGGCGGTGGCCAGGATTACGGCAAGCTCATGCCGTGGTGGGCTTCGCAGCGCAATAGCCGGCATTTCTATCCCGGCCAGGCAATCTATCGCGCCGTCAACTGGCCGGCCAACGAAATTCCGCGGCAGGTGCGCGCCAATCGCGCCAATCCCGGCGTGCAGGGCAGCATCATGTTCCGCGCGCTCTTTTTCCGCGACAATGCCAAGGGCTTCGCCGACAGCCTGCGCACCGATCTCTTTCGCTATCCCGCCCTGCCGCCGGTGATGGCGTGGAAGGACGGCGTGCTGCCCAATGCCCCGCAGAATTTGCGCTATGAACGGCTGGCCGCCGGCGGCCCCGCAGCGCTGCGCTGGGAGGTGCCGCCGCCGGCCGGCGACGGCGATACCGCTTCGCGCTATGTCGTCTATCATTTCCCGACGCTCAACATCAATCCACTCGCCTTGGAGGATCCCAGCAAAATCGCCGCGGTTGTCGGTGAGAACGCCGCGGTGTTGCCGACTCCGGCGGACAATGGTCCGCATTACTACGTGGTGACGGCGCTTGATCGCAATTTCAACGAGAGCATGATGAGCAATGTGATTCAGGTGCTGCCGCCGGCTGCGCCGCTGTTGGCTCTGCCCGCGAATGGCATGCTCGACCTGGCACCAAACGTCACGTTGAGCTGGTATGCTCCGGCAACCGCGACTTCCTATCACGTGCAGGTGGCCGGCGATTCCAGCTTTGCAACCGCGCTGCTGGTGAATGAAACCGGGGTGGTGGATACGTTCAAGACGATCAGCGGGCTGGCGGGACAAACCAAGTACTTCTGGCGAGTAAGCGCGAGCAATGCCGGTGGCACGAGTTTCTTCTCGCAGGCTTTCAGTTTTGCGACGGGATTCCCGGCCGCACCCTTGCTGGTCTCTCCGGCAAACAACACCGGTGAGATTGCGCTGAATCCGGTGTTTCAGTGGCGGCGTTCTGCTGCGGCGGATTCCTATGAGCTGCAGGTCGCGCGCAGCCTGACCTTCGATTCGACCGCTTTGGTGGTCGATGAAAGCAGCCTGAGCGATACCTCGTTCGCAGCCAGCGGCCTCGAAGCAAATCGCTTCTATTTCTGGCGCGTGCGGGCAACCAATGCCATCGGTGCCGGCTTGTGGTCGGAAGCCTGGCGCTTCAAGACCGGCAGCGGCACCGCGGTGGCGGAAAATCCGGAAATCCCGCAGCAATTCAGCCTGGAGCAGAATTATCCCAACCCGTTCAATCCTGTTACCATCATCGTGTTCAATCTGCCGGCGAACGGCGCGGCGCGCCTGGCGATCTACAACACGCTGGGGCAGGAAATCGCGGTGTTGGTTGATGAACATCTGGTTGCCGGCCGCCATGAAGTCCCCTTCGACGGCTCTTCACTGGCCTCAGGCGTCTACTTCTACCGCTTGCGCTTCGGCGCGCAAGTGCTCACCAAGCGCATGCTGCTGACCAAATAG
- a CDS encoding T9SS type A sorting domain-containing protein codes for MSKWLSALVVVLALAATSSQAQWKFAGNFPNDNFKGNSGGHGIAVDPDGKVWVQIFGVSDSITTAAGNKRATRVLNVFNPDGTPAPFSPIKTITVGGVTDTLYNSARGMRTDYDGNILAVHFDAVYRIDYKTGAGLAKVIPTTGVTLTAPAVDAQGNLFTAPVIPPAAIKIFDKDFNFLGNAVDSSVGFSRSFEVGKDGNTIYWCGYTTHAIYKYTRPDEFSAFAVTDTLLKGFDCESVAWDPTGSLLWFSAGSYNDRPNRFPGATTYWKPNTWYAYDPVNNKVVDEIEWKLNTPMNANERPRGIAFSPDGNTAYVLCFGASDYPIVQKFERLQSSFPATSKSNFPNDNFKGNSGGHGIAVDPDGKVWVQIFGVSDSITTAAGNKRATRVLNVFNPDGTPAPFSPIKTITVGGVTDTLYNSARGMRTDYDGNILAVHFDAVYRLDYKTGAGLAKVIPTTGVTLTAPAVDAQGNLFTAPVIPPAAIKIFDKDFNFLGNAVDSSVGFSRSFEVGKDGNTIYWCGYTTHAVYKYTRPDEFSAFAVTDTLLKGFDCESVVWDPNGTQLWFSAGSYNDLPNRFPGATTFWKPNVWYAYDPATKEVVDWIEWQLNTPASVNERPRGIAFSPNRNIAYVLCFGASDYPIVQKFMRVGTSVEGRESNWAYVETFQLFQNYPNPFNPQTTIPFSLQKQGRVQVVVFDMMGRQVATLVDQMMAPGSHNLTFDATGLATGTYYYRLKFENEVLTKRMLFVK; via the coding sequence ATGTCTAAATGGCTATCAGCCTTGGTCGTCGTTCTCGCGCTGGCGGCAACCAGCAGCCAGGCGCAATGGAAATTCGCCGGCAATTTTCCCAACGACAATTTCAAAGGCAATTCGGGCGGACACGGCATCGCGGTCGATCCCGACGGCAAGGTCTGGGTGCAGATCTTCGGTGTCAGTGACAGCATCACCACCGCGGCCGGCAACAAAAGAGCCACGCGCGTGCTCAATGTCTTCAACCCCGACGGCACCCCGGCGCCGTTTTCACCGATCAAGACCATCACCGTCGGCGGCGTGACCGACACGCTGTACAACAGCGCCCGCGGCATGCGCACCGATTATGACGGCAACATTTTGGCGGTTCATTTCGATGCAGTTTATCGGATCGACTACAAGACCGGTGCCGGCTTGGCCAAAGTGATACCGACGACAGGCGTCACGCTCACTGCGCCGGCGGTCGATGCCCAGGGCAATCTCTTCACCGCTCCGGTGATTCCCCCGGCGGCGATCAAGATTTTCGACAAGGATTTCAATTTCCTGGGCAATGCGGTGGACAGCTCGGTGGGCTTCTCCCGCAGCTTTGAAGTCGGCAAAGACGGCAACACCATTTATTGGTGCGGTTATACCACGCACGCGATTTACAAGTACACCCGTCCCGACGAGTTCTCCGCCTTCGCCGTCACCGACACGCTGTTGAAGGGCTTTGACTGCGAATCCGTGGCGTGGGACCCGACCGGCAGCCTGCTTTGGTTCAGCGCCGGCTCCTACAATGATCGGCCCAACCGTTTCCCCGGCGCCACCACTTACTGGAAACCCAACACCTGGTACGCCTACGATCCGGTGAACAACAAAGTGGTGGATGAGATCGAGTGGAAGCTCAACACGCCCATGAATGCCAATGAGCGGCCGCGCGGCATCGCCTTCAGCCCGGATGGCAACACCGCGTACGTGCTCTGCTTCGGCGCCAGCGACTATCCAATCGTGCAGAAGTTCGAGCGCCTGCAAAGCAGTTTCCCGGCCACCTCGAAGAGCAATTTCCCGAACGACAATTTCAAGGGCAATTCGGGCGGCCACGGCATCGCGGTCGACCCGGACGGCAAGGTCTGGGTGCAGATCTTCGGTGTCAGTGACAGCATCACCACGGCGGCCGGCAACAAGAGAGCCACGCGCGTGCTCAATGTCTTCAACCCCGATGGCACCCCAGCGCCGTTCTCACCGATCAAGACCATCACCGTCGGCGGCGTGACCGACACGCTGTACAACAGCGCCCGCGGCATGCGCACCGATTATGACGGCAACATTTTGGCGGTTCATTTCGATGCAGTTTATCGTCTCGACTACAAGACCGGTGCCGGCTTGGCCAAAGTGATACCGACGACAGGCGTCACGCTCACTGCGCCGGCGGTCGATGCCCAGGGCAACCTCTTCACCGCGCCGGTGATTCCCCCGGCCGCGATCAAGATTTTCGACAAGGATTTCAACTTCCTGGGCAATGCGGTGGACAGCTCGGTGGGCTTCTCCCGCAGCTTTGAAGTCGGCAAAGACGGCAACACCATTTACTGGTGCGGTTATACTACGCACGCAGTTTACAAGTACACCCGTCCGGACGAGTTTTCGGCCTTCGCCGTCACCGACACGCTGTTGAAGGGCTTTGACTGCGAATCCGTGGTGTGGGATCCCAACGGCACCCAGCTCTGGTTCAGCGCCGGCTCTTACAATGATCTGCCCAACCGCTTCCCGGGCGCGACGACTTTCTGGAAGCCGAATGTTTGGTATGCCTATGATCCGGCGACCAAGGAAGTCGTCGATTGGATCGAATGGCAGCTCAACACCCCGGCGAGTGTCAACGAGCGGCCGCGCGGCATCGCCTTCAGCCCGAATCGCAACATTGCCTACGTGCTCTGCTTCGGCGCCAGCGACTATCCGATCGTGCAGAAGTTCATGCGCGTGGGCACCAGCGTGGAAGGCCGGGAGAGCAACTGGGCCTATGTGGAAACCTTCCAGTTGTTCCAGAATTATCCCAACCCGTTCAACCCGCAGACCACGATCCCCTTCAGCTTGCAGAAGCAGGGGCGCGTGCAGGTGGTGGTGTTCGACATGATGGGCCGCCAGGTTGCCACCCTGGTTGATCAGATGATGGCGCCCGGCAGCCACAACCTGACCTTCGATGCCACCGGCTTGGCCACCGGCACCTATTACTATCGCCTGAAATTCGAGAACGAAGTTCTCACCAAGCGCATGCTGTTCGTGAAATAG